A genomic segment from Kwoniella shandongensis chromosome 8, complete sequence encodes:
- a CDS encoding ATP synthase F1, gamma subunit: MFSRAVRPAVSVARNAQQQQGMATLREIEQRLKSVKNIEKITKSMKVVASTKLTRAEKAMREAKKYGAANNELFKNTQTENPEEAPKILYVGVSSDGGLCGGIHSSITRAIKREFAVNPGTLAVVGDKPKAQLSRAFPQAFKVSFNSVGKDVPTFSEASAIADEILKNGGEWDEIKIVSNKYLSAISYESGVTSVISAKALQAAAGFQQYEMEEDVSKDLAEFALANAIYTALVEGHAAEISARRTAMENASNNALDMIGSLQLQYNRGRQAVITNELIDIITGASAL, translated from the exons ATGTTCTCACGAGCAGTTCGACCCGCCGTTTCAGTCGCTAGAAATGCGCAACAGCAACAGGGAATGGCTACTCTTCGAGAGATTGAGCAGCG ATTGAAGTCCGTCAAGAACATTGAGAAGATCACAAAG TCCATGAAGGTCGTCGCCTCCACCAAGCTCACCCGAGCGGAGAAGGCCATGCGAGAGGCCAAGAAGTACGGTGCCGCCAACAATG AGCTCTTCAAGAACACCCAGACTGAGAACCCCGAGGAGGCCCCCAAGATCCTCTACGTCGGTGTCTCCTCTGACGGTGGTCTTTGCGGTGGTATCCACTCTTCCATCACCCGAGCGATCAAGAGGGAGTTCGCTGTCAACCCCGGTACACTCGCCGTCGTTGGTGACAAGCCCAAGGCTCAATTGTCTCGTGCTTTCCCTCAGGCCTTCAAGGTGTCCTTCAACTCTGTCGGAAAGGACGTTCCTACTTTCTCAGAGGCTTCCGCCATCGCCGACGAGATCCTCAAGAACGGTGGTGAATGGGATGAG ATCAAGATCGTCTCCAACAAATACctctctgccatctcttACGAGTCCGGTGTCACCTCTGTCATCTCCGCCAAGGCTCTCCAAGCCGCCGCCGGTTTCCAGCAAtacgagatggaggaggatgtctCCAAGGACCTTGCCGAGTTCGCCCTCGCCAACGCCATCTACACCGCTCTTGTTGAGGGACACGCCGCCGAGATCAGTGCCAGGCGAACTGCCATGGAGAACGCTTCCAAC AACGCTCTCGACATGATTGGCTCTCTCCAACTCCAGTACAACCGAGGTCGTCAAGCCGTCATTACCAACGAGCTTATCGACATTATCACT GGTGCTTCCGCTTTGTAA